One genomic segment of Lewinellaceae bacterium includes these proteins:
- the rpsJ gene encoding 30S ribosomal protein S10: protein MNQKIRIKLRSYDHNLVDKSTEKIVKTVRSSGAVVTGPIPLPTDKEIFTVLRSPHVNKKSREQFQLRTHKRLIEIYTPTPKTVDALSKLELPSGVDIQVKLT, encoded by the coding sequence ATGAATCAAAAAATTCGCATTAAACTTCGTTCTTACGACCACAATCTGGTTGATAAATCAACGGAGAAGATCGTGAAGACGGTGCGTTCGAGTGGAGCGGTGGTTACCGGTCCGATTCCTCTGCCCACGGATAAGGAAATATTCACAGTTTTGCGCTCTCCGCATGTGAATAAGAAATCCCGTGAGCAGTTTCAACTCCGCACGCACAAGCGTCTTATCGAGATTTATACACCTACACCCAAGACGGTAGACGCTTTGTCCAAACTAGAACTGCCATCCGGTGTAGATATTCAGGTTAAGCTGACTTAA
- the rpsN gene encoding 30S ribosomal protein S14: MSKKSIIARQQKRERMVAKYAALRNKLKEEGRWDELDQLPRNGSSVRLKNRCKLTGRPKGYIRRFGLCRVQFRDMALDGKIPGVTKASW, encoded by the coding sequence ATGTCAAAAAAATCTATCATAGCTCGTCAGCAAAAGCGTGAACGCATGGTGGCAAAGTATGCCGCTCTGCGTAACAAACTGAAAGAAGAAGGACGTTGGGACGAATTGGATCAATTGCCACGTAACGGATCCTCAGTCCGGTTGAAAAACCGTTGCAAACTGACCGGTAGACCTAAAGGGTACATTCGCCGGTTTGGACTTTGTCGTGTCCAGTTTCGGGATATGGCTTTGGACGGAAAGATCCCTGGTGTAACGAAAGCAAGTTGGTAA
- the rplP gene encoding 50S ribosomal protein L16, with protein sequence MLQPKRMKYRKLQKGGIRAVAKRGTTIAFGSFGLKTLDGGRLTSRQIESARIAMTRHMKREGNVWIRIFPDKPITKKPQEVRMGKGKGPLDHYVAVIEPGRILFELDGVPEDVAREALRLAAQKLPVLTKTVVRRDFEE encoded by the coding sequence ATGTTACAGCCCAAAAGAATGAAATATCGCAAGCTACAGAAAGGAGGTATCCGAGCTGTTGCGAAAAGAGGAACGACGATTGCATTCGGTTCTTTTGGACTTAAGACATTGGATGGAGGCCGGTTAACCAGCCGTCAGATCGAATCTGCACGTATCGCCATGACCCGTCATATGAAAAGGGAAGGTAACGTCTGGATTCGCATTTTCCCGGACAAGCCGATAACCAAAAAGCCTCAGGAAGTGCGGATGGGTAAAGGTAAAGGTCCGCTTGACCACTACGTAGCAGTGATTGAACCAGGTCGCATATTGTTCGAGCTGGATGGGGTTCCGGAGGACGTGGCACGTGAGGCATTGCGCCTGGCAGCACAGAAACTTCCGGTCCTTACGAAGACAGTTGTACGCAGAGATTTTGAAGAATAA
- the rplV gene encoding 50S ribosomal protein L22: MEAVAKLKNCPMSARKMRMVVDTIRGKRVEDALNILKFTNREAAVWVEKVLLSAIANWENKSGSLSAEDYKLIVSRALVDDGMILKRFRPAPHGRAHRIRKRTNHITLAVANKVAINADMLPGAHDEEE, from the coding sequence ATGGAAGCTGTAGCGAAACTGAAAAATTGCCCAATGTCCGCACGGAAAATGCGGATGGTGGTGGATACCATTCGGGGAAAACGCGTTGAAGACGCCTTGAATATCCTCAAATTCACCAATCGGGAAGCAGCCGTTTGGGTTGAGAAAGTATTGTTGTCCGCCATCGCCAACTGGGAGAACAAATCCGGGTCCCTGAGTGCAGAGGATTACAAATTGATTGTTTCCCGTGCCCTGGTGGATGATGGTATGATCCTGAAGCGGTTCCGTCCGGCTCCTCATGGCCGTGCGCACCGGATTCGTAAGCGGACCAATCACATCACGCTGGCTGTAGCTAATAAAGTGGCTATCAATGCGGATATGTTGCCGGGAGCACATGATGAAGAAGAATAA
- the rplD gene encoding 50S ribosomal protein L4: MKVDVLSIKGEKTGKTVELPGEIFGIEPNEHAVYLSVKQYLANQRQGTHKAKERSDISGSTRKLKKQKGTGTARAGSIKNIEFRGGPRAFGPRPRTYGIQLNKKVKSLARRSALSAKAAAGQVFVIEDFTFDAPKTNEYVNILRNLKVDAQKSILVTNEHDNVLYRSSRNVPHSMVVVAGDLNAYDVLNADQLVFVESSINTIKQLFA, from the coding sequence ATGAAAGTAGATGTGCTCAGCATAAAAGGTGAGAAGACGGGCAAGACCGTGGAACTTCCCGGCGAGATCTTTGGGATTGAACCCAATGAGCATGCCGTTTACCTTTCAGTAAAACAATACCTGGCTAATCAACGCCAGGGTACGCATAAAGCAAAAGAGCGTAGTGACATCTCCGGTAGTACCCGTAAGCTTAAGAAGCAGAAGGGAACCGGTACCGCACGCGCAGGTTCCATCAAGAACATTGAGTTTCGTGGTGGGCCACGGGCATTCGGACCTCGTCCCCGTACCTATGGCATCCAGCTGAATAAAAAAGTAAAATCACTGGCCCGCAGATCCGCGTTATCTGCAAAGGCTGCTGCCGGTCAGGTATTTGTCATCGAGGATTTTACGTTCGATGCACCAAAGACGAACGAATACGTTAATATCCTGCGCAATCTCAAAGTAGATGCTCAGAAATCAATCCTTGTGACCAACGAGCATGACAACGTATTGTACCGGTCAAGCCGCAATGTTCCCCACTCCATGGTGGTTGTTGCCGGCGACCTGAATGCTTACGACGTATTGAATGCTGATCAGCTGGTTTTTGTAGAAAGTTCCATCAACACCATTAAGCAACTGTTTGCTTAA
- the rpsH gene encoding 30S ribosomal protein S8 — MAVTDPIADYLTRIRNAQQAGHRIVEIPASNMKKHITEILYDQGYILKYMFDGEPGKKGEVIKIALKYDPATKLPVIRNLQRISRPGLRKYSSATDLPRIINGLGIAIVSTSKGLMTSKQAKALNMGGELICYVY; from the coding sequence ATGGCAGTAACAGATCCTATAGCAGATTATTTGACGCGGATTCGCAATGCGCAGCAAGCCGGTCACCGGATCGTAGAGATCCCGGCAAGTAATATGAAAAAACACATTACGGAAATCCTGTACGATCAGGGTTATATCCTGAAATACATGTTTGACGGTGAACCTGGCAAGAAAGGGGAAGTCATCAAAATCGCCCTTAAATACGATCCGGCAACCAAATTGCCTGTGATTCGCAATCTGCAACGCATCTCCCGGCCTGGTCTGCGTAAATATTCCAGCGCAACGGACTTGCCTCGAATCATCAATGGATTGGGGATCGCAATAGTATCGACCTCCAAAGGGTTGATGACCAGTAAGCAGGCGAAGGCGCTCAACATGGGCGGTGAATTGATTTGTTACGTTTATTAA
- the rplE gene encoding 50S ribosomal protein L5 has translation MSYQPRLKTLYREEIVKKLMDQFQYKSIMQVPRLIKISINQGVGVATQDKKLVDVAIDEMTTIAGQKAVVTKAKKSVSNFKLRENMPIGARVTLRHDRMFEFLDRLVTVALPRVRDFQGISDKSFDGNGNYTLGVTEQIIFPEIDLDKVNRIAGMDITIVTSAKTDKEALELLKYLGLPFKNQQRN, from the coding sequence ATGAGCTATCAACCCAGACTTAAAACATTATACCGCGAGGAAATCGTAAAAAAACTGATGGATCAGTTTCAATACAAATCCATCATGCAGGTACCTCGTCTGATCAAAATCAGCATCAACCAGGGGGTAGGTGTTGCAACCCAGGACAAGAAACTGGTGGACGTCGCGATCGATGAAATGACAACCATTGCCGGTCAGAAAGCAGTGGTTACGAAAGCCAAGAAATCCGTGTCCAACTTTAAGTTGCGTGAAAACATGCCGATTGGTGCACGGGTCACCCTGCGTCACGACCGCATGTTTGAATTCCTGGATCGCCTGGTCACAGTTGCCCTGCCTCGTGTAAGGGACTTTCAGGGAATCAGCGACAAAAGCTTTGACGGTAATGGAAACTATACCCTCGGCGTAACGGAACAGATCATTTTTCCGGAGATCGACCTGGATAAAGTAAACCGTATCGCCGGTATGGACATAACCATTGTCACCAGCGCAAAAACCGATAAAGAAGCTCTAGAATTGCTTAAATACCTAGGATTACCATTTAAAAATCAACAACGCAATTAA
- the rpmC gene encoding 50S ribosomal protein L29 — protein sequence MPSKKYLQLQDFSDQDLATELADTEVQFQKLRFDHTIKGLDNPLRLREIRRDVARIKTEMRRRELAALSNDTPGRS from the coding sequence ATGCCTAGTAAGAAATATTTGCAATTGCAAGACTTCTCTGATCAGGATTTAGCCACAGAACTGGCTGATACAGAGGTGCAATTTCAAAAATTGCGATTCGATCATACGATCAAAGGATTGGATAATCCTTTGCGCCTGCGCGAAATCCGTCGTGATGTCGCCCGTATCAAGACCGAAATGCGTCGTCGTGAATTAGCAGCATTGTCTAATGATACGCCTGGCCGCAGTTAA
- the rplC gene encoding 50S ribosomal protein L3 — MNGIIGRKIGMTSIYDTAGKNVACTIVEAGPNVVSQVKTEDSEGYNALQLAFGERKAKNTPNPMIGHFEKASTTPKSYVREFRNHPLQKELGETITVSEVLNEGDKVSAVGTSKGKGFQGVVKRHGFSGVGQRTHGQHNRERAPGSIGASSYPSKVVKGMRMAGRMGGDSVKMRNLRVVKIFPEQNIVLIKGAIPGHKGSFVIIEKK, encoded by the coding sequence GTGAACGGAATAATCGGTCGTAAAATCGGTATGACCAGCATCTATGACACCGCCGGCAAAAACGTCGCCTGTACGATAGTCGAGGCAGGACCTAATGTGGTGTCCCAGGTCAAAACCGAAGACTCAGAAGGTTATAATGCCTTACAGTTGGCATTTGGTGAGCGTAAAGCTAAAAACACACCTAATCCGATGATTGGGCATTTCGAAAAAGCCAGCACCACACCGAAATCCTATGTAAGGGAATTCCGCAATCATCCCTTGCAAAAAGAATTGGGTGAGACCATTACGGTTTCCGAAGTTCTGAATGAAGGAGATAAAGTAAGTGCGGTTGGTACCAGCAAAGGTAAGGGCTTTCAGGGTGTTGTCAAACGGCATGGCTTTAGCGGTGTCGGTCAGCGTACCCACGGTCAGCACAACCGTGAAAGAGCACCGGGTTCCATCGGCGCTTCTTCGTATCCTTCAAAGGTTGTTAAAGGAATGCGGATGGCCGGCCGGATGGGCGGTGACTCCGTTAAAATGCGCAACCTCAGAGTAGTGAAAATATTCCCTGAGCAGAATATCGTCCTGATCAAAGGCGCCATTCCTGGTCATAAGGGCTCATTCGTAATCATCGAAAAGAAATAG
- the rplR gene encoding 50S ribosomal protein L18, translating to MKFSKANRRRKIHYGIRNKISGTSSRPRLSVYRSNRFIYCQIVDDLAGVTLASASSREENISQNGNKADQAKLVGKLIGERAKQHDIESIVFDRGGYLYHGRVKALADGAREAGLKF from the coding sequence ATGAAATTCTCTAAAGCAAATCGTCGTCGCAAAATACACTACGGCATCCGCAACAAGATCAGCGGTACTTCAAGTCGCCCGCGCTTATCGGTCTACCGAAGCAATCGTTTTATCTATTGCCAGATCGTAGATGACCTGGCAGGGGTAACATTGGCATCTGCTTCGTCCCGGGAAGAGAATATCTCCCAGAATGGCAACAAAGCCGACCAGGCTAAACTTGTCGGTAAGTTGATCGGTGAACGTGCAAAGCAACACGACATTGAATCCATCGTCTTCGACCGTGGCGGGTATCTGTATCACGGCAGAGTAAAAGCATTAGCTGACGGCGCAAGAGAAGCCGGCCTGAAATTTTAA
- the rpsS gene encoding 30S ribosomal protein S19 yields the protein MARSVKKGPYVFNKLLKKVELTRSSGKKSVIKTWSRASMIIPDMVGLTIAVHNGKTFVPVFVTENMVGHKLGEFAPTRTFRGHSGNRKK from the coding sequence ATGGCTCGTTCTGTAAAAAAAGGACCATACGTTTTCAACAAATTGCTGAAGAAAGTAGAGCTGACCAGATCATCCGGTAAGAAATCGGTGATCAAAACCTGGTCCCGGGCCTCTATGATCATCCCGGATATGGTAGGTCTTACCATCGCCGTCCATAACGGCAAGACCTTCGTACCGGTATTTGTAACCGAAAACATGGTGGGGCACAAACTGGGAGAGTTTGCACCCACCCGGACATTCCGCGGTCACTCTGGTAACCGTAAGAAATAA
- the rpsC gene encoding 30S ribosomal protein S3, protein MGQKTNPVGNRLGIIRGWESNWYGGRDMAEKVVEDQKIRNYLDARIQKGGIARVIIERTLKRVTVTIHTSRPGIIIGKGGSEVDQIREELKKLTGKDVQINIIEIRKPELDAAIVAESIAKQIESRINYRRAIKMAIQSTMRAGAEGIKIRISGRLNGAEMARSEEYKDGRTPLHTFRADIDYSLKEAQTVYGKIGIKCWICKGEVLGKRDLSPNAGLATSPQQRGGGGDRDRDRDRDRDRGRGGRKRNPKRG, encoded by the coding sequence ATGGGACAAAAGACAAATCCAGTAGGCAATCGTTTAGGCATCATCCGGGGATGGGAATCCAACTGGTATGGTGGTCGCGATATGGCTGAAAAAGTAGTGGAAGACCAGAAAATACGCAATTACCTGGACGCTCGTATCCAGAAAGGCGGTATCGCCCGGGTTATCATCGAGCGTACCCTGAAGCGTGTTACGGTTACCATCCATACGTCTCGTCCAGGTATCATCATCGGAAAGGGTGGATCCGAAGTGGATCAGATCCGTGAAGAGTTGAAGAAGCTGACTGGTAAAGATGTCCAGATAAATATCATTGAAATCCGTAAGCCTGAATTGGATGCAGCTATCGTTGCTGAATCCATTGCCAAGCAGATCGAATCGCGGATAAATTATCGCCGTGCCATCAAAATGGCGATCCAGTCTACGATGCGTGCCGGTGCTGAGGGTATCAAGATCCGCATCTCAGGTCGTCTGAATGGTGCAGAAATGGCCCGGTCGGAAGAATACAAAGACGGCCGTACACCGTTGCATACTTTCCGTGCCGATATTGATTATTCACTGAAAGAAGCTCAAACGGTTTACGGTAAGATCGGAATCAAGTGCTGGATCTGTAAGGGTGAAGTACTGGGCAAGAGGGATTTGTCCCCCAATGCAGGCCTGGCTACCTCACCACAACAGCGCGGTGGCGGAGGAGATCGTGACAGAGACCGTGACCGCGATCGCGATCGTGGACGCGGAGGTCGTAAAAGAAATCCGAAGCGCGGTTAG
- the rplF gene encoding 50S ribosomal protein L6, which yields MSRIGKAIVTIPAGVTVDVAKNNLVTVKGPKGTLSQKIDVDLQVELDGNELSVKRPTNQKRHREVHGLTRALIANMVKGVSDGFTKNLELVGVGYRAANTGNLIEFAVGYSHPIYFYVPDELKVETATEKGKAPVIKLSGPDKQLLGQVAAKIRSYRKPEPYKGKGIKFSDEIIRRKAGKTAGK from the coding sequence ATGTCAAGGATAGGAAAAGCAATTGTTACCATACCAGCCGGAGTGACTGTCGATGTCGCCAAAAACAACCTGGTTACGGTAAAAGGACCGAAAGGAACGCTTTCCCAGAAAATTGATGTTGATCTGCAAGTCGAGTTGGACGGGAATGAACTTAGTGTGAAACGGCCAACGAACCAAAAGAGACATCGTGAGGTGCACGGATTGACCCGCGCCCTTATTGCCAACATGGTTAAAGGCGTTTCCGATGGATTCACCAAAAACCTGGAGTTGGTAGGGGTCGGATACCGGGCAGCCAATACCGGTAATTTGATCGAATTTGCAGTCGGTTATTCTCACCCGATCTACTTCTATGTGCCGGATGAACTGAAAGTGGAAACAGCCACTGAAAAAGGTAAGGCACCGGTGATCAAATTGAGTGGACCGGATAAACAATTATTGGGTCAGGTAGCAGCTAAGATCCGTTCTTACCGTAAACCGGAACCATACAAAGGAAAAGGTATCAAATTCTCGGATGAGATCATCCGTCGTAAAGCTGGTAAGACAGCTGGTAAATAA
- the fusA gene encoding elongation factor G, producing MSKKLAFTRNIGIAAHIDAGKTTTTERILYYTGLTHKIGEVHEGAATMDHMEQEQERGITITSAATKVSWKYKEEPYTINIIDTPGHVDFTVEVERSLRVLDGAVALFCAVSGVEPQSETVWRQADRYKVPRLAFVNKMDRAGADFFEVVTDIREKLGANAIPMQVPIGSEETFRGVIDLVLNQAIIWNEEDQGMTYKVIPIPADLQSTVDEYREKLLEAVASYDESLMEKYFDDPNSITEAEIKKAIRMAVIDMSITPVFCGTAFKNKGVQAVLDAVCAYLPAPTDVEAIRGINPDTEKEEIRKPNVDEPFSALAFKITTDPYVGKLCFLRVYSGTLDAGSYVLNTRTGAKERISRLYQMHANKQNPIDKVEAGDIAAAVGFKDIRTGDTLCVLDHPIVLESMSFPEPVIGVAIEPKTQKDLDKLGMALAKLAEEDPTFRVRYDDETNQTVISGMGELHLEIIVDRLRREFKVECNQGAPQVNYKEALTTKVEHRERLKKQTGGSGLFADIAFEIGPADQEFLDSEDFKAGKVRMQFVNNIVGGSIPRELIPSVVKGFNACMDNGPLAGYGLDSMKVRIFDGSTHPVDSKPIAFELCAKEGYRAAAGKTSPVILEPIMKLEVVCPEEYTGSVIGDLNRRRGLPKGQETRAGGAIAIQADVPLSEMFGYVTQLRTITSGRASSTMEFSHFAPVPKSIADDVIEKAKGAVKV from the coding sequence ATGTCTAAAAAACTTGCATTCACCCGGAATATTGGTATCGCCGCCCACATCGACGCGGGTAAGACGACTACCACCGAGCGCATTCTCTATTATACCGGTCTGACCCATAAGATCGGAGAGGTACACGAAGGCGCCGCTACCATGGACCACATGGAGCAGGAGCAAGAGCGGGGTATTACCATTACCTCTGCTGCAACCAAGGTGTCCTGGAAATACAAAGAGGAACCCTATACCATCAACATCATCGACACTCCGGGTCACGTTGACTTCACCGTGGAGGTTGAGCGCTCACTGCGTGTACTCGACGGTGCTGTAGCCCTATTCTGTGCTGTATCCGGTGTGGAGCCACAATCGGAAACAGTTTGGCGTCAGGCCGACCGTTATAAAGTCCCTCGTCTTGCTTTTGTGAATAAAATGGACCGTGCCGGTGCCGATTTCTTCGAAGTTGTAACGGACATTCGGGAGAAACTCGGAGCTAACGCGATTCCAATGCAGGTTCCCATTGGTTCTGAAGAAACTTTCCGTGGAGTGATCGACCTGGTATTGAACCAGGCCATCATCTGGAATGAAGAAGACCAGGGTATGACCTATAAAGTGATACCCATTCCTGCCGATCTGCAAAGCACGGTTGATGAATATCGTGAAAAATTGTTGGAAGCAGTTGCCTCGTACGACGAGAGCCTGATGGAAAAATATTTCGATGATCCGAATTCAATTACTGAAGCCGAGATCAAGAAAGCCATCCGTATGGCAGTTATCGATATGAGCATTACTCCGGTATTTTGCGGAACTGCTTTTAAAAATAAGGGTGTTCAGGCCGTTTTGGATGCCGTCTGTGCTTATCTGCCGGCCCCTACGGACGTTGAAGCCATCCGCGGCATCAATCCGGATACCGAAAAAGAAGAAATACGTAAGCCAAATGTGGATGAACCATTTTCAGCTTTGGCTTTTAAGATTACGACTGACCCCTATGTAGGAAAACTCTGTTTCTTACGCGTTTATTCTGGCACACTGGATGCCGGGTCGTATGTACTGAATACCCGGACTGGTGCAAAAGAGCGGATCTCCCGCTTGTATCAGATGCATGCCAACAAGCAAAATCCGATCGACAAGGTTGAAGCCGGGGATATTGCTGCCGCCGTAGGATTCAAAGATATACGTACCGGTGATACCTTATGTGTATTGGATCATCCCATCGTGCTGGAATCCATGAGTTTCCCTGAGCCGGTGATCGGTGTGGCCATTGAGCCGAAAACCCAAAAAGATCTGGATAAACTGGGTATGGCTTTGGCCAAATTGGCTGAAGAAGACCCAACTTTCCGTGTTCGCTACGATGACGAAACCAATCAAACCGTGATCTCCGGTATGGGTGAATTGCACCTGGAAATCATCGTGGACCGTCTTCGTCGTGAATTCAAAGTAGAATGTAACCAGGGAGCTCCCCAGGTGAACTATAAAGAAGCTCTTACCACAAAAGTAGAACACCGCGAACGTCTGAAAAAACAGACCGGTGGATCCGGTTTGTTTGCAGATATTGCCTTTGAAATCGGCCCTGCAGATCAGGAATTCCTGGATTCGGAAGATTTCAAAGCTGGTAAGGTAAGAATGCAATTTGTCAACAACATCGTTGGTGGTTCTATTCCAAGAGAACTGATCCCATCGGTGGTCAAAGGTTTCAATGCCTGCATGGACAATGGACCGCTGGCAGGTTATGGCCTGGATAGCATGAAAGTACGGATCTTCGACGGTTCGACCCACCCGGTTGACTCCAAGCCGATTGCTTTCGAACTTTGTGCTAAAGAAGGTTACCGCGCCGCAGCTGGCAAAACCAGTCCGGTCATCCTGGAGCCGATCATGAAACTTGAAGTGGTTTGTCCTGAAGAATATACCGGATCTGTAATCGGTGACCTGAACCGTCGCCGCGGTCTGCCGAAAGGACAGGAAACACGTGCCGGAGGCGCAATTGCCATCCAGGCTGACGTGCCACTTTCCGAAATGTTCGGTTATGTAACACAATTGAGAACAATAACTTCCGGTAGAGCTAGTTCTACCATGGAGTTTTCACACTTCGCACCCGTACCCAAGAGCATCGCAGATGATGTGATCGAGAAGGCAAAAGGTGCAGTAAAGGTTTGA
- the rpsQ gene encoding 30S ribosomal protein S17, with protein MSHTKQRKTRVGVVTSDKMDKSVTVSIVRRLQHPIYGKYVMHTKKFMAHDEKNDCHVGDTVRIMETRPLSRLKRWRVVEIVERAK; from the coding sequence ATGTCACATACCAAACAGCGGAAAACCCGGGTAGGCGTAGTCACCAGCGATAAAATGGATAAATCGGTGACGGTATCCATCGTTCGTCGTTTGCAGCACCCGATCTATGGCAAATACGTCATGCATACCAAAAAATTCATGGCCCATGATGAAAAGAATGATTGCCATGTAGGAGATACCGTGCGTATCATGGAAACTCGTCCGCTGAGCAGACTGAAGCGTTGGCGTGTAGTCGAGATCGTAGAACGTGCTAAGTAA
- the rplN gene encoding 50S ribosomal protein L14, with translation MIQQESRLKVADNSGAKEVLCIRVLGGSKRRYASIGDKIVVSVKSASPGGIKKGTVSKAVVVRTKKEIRRKDGSYIRFDDNAVVLLNAADEPRGTRIFGPVARELRERDFMRIVSLAPEVL, from the coding sequence ATGATCCAGCAAGAATCAAGATTAAAAGTAGCAGACAATAGCGGTGCCAAAGAAGTATTGTGCATCCGTGTCCTGGGAGGTTCAAAACGCCGCTATGCCTCAATCGGGGATAAAATTGTGGTGTCCGTGAAATCTGCCAGCCCAGGCGGGATAAAGAAGGGAACGGTATCCAAAGCTGTTGTCGTGCGTACCAAAAAGGAGATCCGTCGCAAGGATGGTTCTTACATCCGTTTCGATGATAACGCGGTCGTGCTGCTGAATGCAGCCGATGAACCCCGGGGTACCCGTATCTTCGGTCCGGTAGCCCGTGAGTTGCGCGAACGTGATTTCATGCGTATCGTTTCCCTTGCACCTGAAGTATTATAA
- the rplX gene encoding 50S ribosomal protein L24, producing MPKKINSHITQKLHIRKGDTVLVNSGAYKGTKGEVLQVFPKKYTAIVDGVNAAKKHMKPTNDNPGGIHEINRPIHLSNLSVLDPKSGEPTRVGRKMVGDKMVRYSKKSGEIIK from the coding sequence ATGCCAAAGAAAATAAACAGTCATATCACCCAAAAGCTCCACATTCGCAAAGGCGATACCGTCCTGGTGAATTCTGGAGCCTATAAGGGAACAAAAGGGGAAGTTTTACAGGTATTTCCCAAAAAATATACTGCCATTGTAGACGGAGTGAACGCGGCGAAAAAACACATGAAGCCTACCAACGACAATCCGGGTGGTATCCATGAAATCAATCGTCCGATCCATTTATCCAATCTTTCGGTTCTGGACCCTAAATCCGGTGAACCCACGCGGGTTGGACGGAAAATGGTCGGTGATAAAATGGTCCGTTATTCTAAAAAATCTGGTGAAATAATTAAGTGA
- the rplW gene encoding 50S ribosomal protein L23 gives MGKQIIIKPIISEKAEKLSEKRGHYTFMVDRGANKVEIRKEVEKIYNVNVDSVNTLVVPGKSKRRNTRGGMVQGRKPAYKKAIITLVAGEEIDFFGDI, from the coding sequence ATGGGAAAACAAATCATCATCAAACCGATCATTTCCGAAAAAGCTGAAAAACTTTCGGAAAAACGTGGACACTACACGTTCATGGTGGATCGGGGAGCTAACAAAGTTGAGATCCGCAAGGAAGTTGAGAAGATCTACAATGTCAATGTAGATTCAGTAAACACCCTCGTGGTACCAGGAAAATCCAAGCGCCGGAACACCCGGGGTGGCATGGTTCAGGGCAGAAAACCTGCCTATAAGAAAGCAATCATCACCTTGGTCGCAGGCGAGGAGATCGATTTCTTCGGAGATATTTAA
- the rplB gene encoding 50S ribosomal protein L2 encodes MPVKKFNPITPGTRFRVGNAFVEVSTDKPEKSLVKGITSTGGRNRTGKMTVRNVGGGHKKRYRAIDFKRNKDGIPATVKSIEYDPNRSAYIALLAYADGEKRYILAPDKLAVGNVLLSGKDAGPQIGNAMFLSDIPLGSEIHAIELYPGKGASLARSAGTYGVLMGREDRYAVIKLPSGEVRRILLTCRATYGKTSNPDHGLQVYGKAGRKRWVGKRPRVRGVAMNPVDHPMGGGEGRASGGHPRSRTGIMAKGEKTRSPHKHSDRLIISKRKTK; translated from the coding sequence ATGCCAGTTAAAAAGTTTAATCCAATCACACCAGGAACACGTTTCCGTGTCGGTAATGCCTTTGTCGAAGTATCGACAGACAAGCCGGAGAAAAGCCTGGTGAAAGGGATTACCTCTACCGGTGGCCGTAACCGGACCGGTAAAATGACCGTGCGTAATGTCGGAGGAGGCCATAAAAAACGTTATCGCGCCATTGATTTTAAGCGGAATAAGGACGGCATTCCAGCGACGGTTAAGTCCATCGAATACGATCCGAACCGCAGTGCTTATATCGCCTTATTGGCTTATGCAGATGGCGAGAAAAGATACATCCTGGCTCCTGATAAGCTTGCCGTAGGAAATGTATTGCTTTCAGGCAAAGATGCCGGACCGCAAATCGGAAATGCCATGTTCCTTTCAGACATTCCATTGGGTTCTGAAATTCATGCTATCGAGTTGTATCCGGGTAAAGGGGCTTCTCTGGCACGCAGCGCAGGCACGTACGGTGTATTGATGGGACGGGAAGACCGTTATGCAGTGATCAAACTACCCTCCGGAGAAGTGCGTCGTATCCTGTTGACCTGCAGAGCGACTTACGGAAAGACTTCCAATCCGGATCATGGATTGCAGGTGTACGGTAAAGCAGGTCGCAAACGTTGGGTAGGTAAACGTCCTCGTGTACGGGGTGTAGCCATGAACCCGGTAGATCACCCGATGGGTGGTGGTGAAGGGCGTGCTTCAGGAGGACACCCAAGATCAAGAACCGGTATTATGGCTAAAGGTGAAAAGACCAGATCACCTCATAAGCATTCGGATCGTCTGATCATATCCAAGAGAAAAACTAAATAA